GGGGGGGCCGGCGCCGGGGCGCCGCCACCGCTCGGAGCAGTACCGCACGTTCTCCCAATCCCGGGCCCACTTCTTGCGCCAGACGAACGGCCGCCCGCACACCGGGCACGTCTTGCTCGGCAGCGTCAGCTTCTTGTGGACCACGGCGGGCTCCCTACCAGTCGGCGATC
This sequence is a window from Nakamurella flava. Protein-coding genes within it:
- a CDS encoding DUF2256 domain-containing protein — its product is MSGYSRRSPTGREPAVVHKKLTLPSKTCPVCGRPFVWRKKWARDWENVRYCSERWRRPGAGPP